From Panicum hallii strain FIL2 chromosome 2, PHallii_v3.1, whole genome shotgun sequence, a single genomic window includes:
- the LOC112883485 gene encoding exocyst complex component EXO84C, translated as MESSSGEELEEEFPGHEWITPQSSINAAYQSQTEKGIRKICSELLELKDAIENLSGNMQSKYLAFLRISEEVIEAEQELIELQKHVSAQGILVQDLMSGVCRELDVWFKSNKEEDVKEKDFQTELDEILSDDTQDPKAIFLDKLDALLAEHKMEEALLALEAEEKKYLVTDESSKESNPELSAFKTALFKRKAILEDQLVRWSEQPSLPITELRKSLAGLVKIGKGSLAHQLLLKAYGSHLQKNVEAFLPSCSIYTETYAASLSQIVFSAIAKAAKETNTLFGDSPMNMNRIIQWAEYEIETFARLVKENSPLPESVSALRAACICIQTSLSHCSFLESYGLKFSKLLMVLLRPYIEEVLELNFRRVRRKIVDAARNDDILLLTPQEGSPLSGAVAPNIILTSSGKKFMSVVNDILDQVTPMTIVHFGGAILNKFLQLFDRYVETLIKVLPGPSEDDTLLESKEPVEFKAESDAQQLTLIGAAYTIADELLPAALSKFFDMQNEKKGAGGSSEGLGSGSIYSIEYKEWKRHLQHSLDKLRDHFCRQYVLSFIYLEGKSRLDARMYMERKTDDLLFDADPLPSLPFQALFGRLQQLASVAGDVLLGKDKIQKVLLSRLTETVVMWLSNEQEFWDVFEDRSVQLQPSGLQQLILDMHFIVEIAVCGRFPHRPVQQLVSTIITRAIAAFSARNVDPQSALPEDEWFLETAKGAIHKLMLGTSGSESEPEPEPEEHVALHDEISDSDESIATPSTSGSEDSFASANNDDLESPAYFTDPEA; from the exons ATGGAGAGCAgcagcggggaggagctggaggaggagtTCCCGGGCCACGAGTGGATCACCCCACAGTCCTCCATCAACGCCGCCTACCAGTCCCAGACCGAGAAG GGTATCAGGAAAATTTGTtctgagttgttggagttgaaGGATGCTATTGAAAATCTGAGTGGAAATATGCAGTCAAAGTACCTGGCTTTTCTCAG AATATCCGAGGAGGTTATTGAAGCAGAGCAAGAGTTAATTGAGCTCCAAAAGCATGTGTCTGCCCAAGGGATTCTTGTGCAAGACCTAATGAGCGGAGTGTGCCGTGAGCTTGATGTCTGGTTCAAATCAAACAAGGAAGAAGATGTGAAAGAAAAGGATTTTCAAACTGAACTGGATGAAATTCTGTCTGATGATACCCAGGATCCCAAAGCTATTTTTCTTGATAAGTTAGATGCTTTGCTTGCAGAGCACAAAATGGAGGAAGCGTTGCTTGCTTTGGAAGCTGAAGAAAAGAAATATTTGGTTACAGATGAATCTAGCAAAGAATCAAATCCAGAACTTTCTGCCTTTAAGACAGCGCTGTTTAAAAGGAAAGCAATTCTTGAGGATCAGCTTGTTAGGTGGTCTGAACAACCATCTTTGCCTATAACTGAACTAAGGAAGTCTTTGGCTGGTTTAGTAAAGATAGGCAAAGGTTCTTTAGCCCATCAATTACTTCTAAAAGCTTATGGTTCGCACCTTCAGAAAAATGTTGAGGCCTTTCTCCCCTCATGTTCAATCTACACAGAAACTTATGCTGCATCATTGTCACAGATTGTTTTCTCAGCTATTGCAAAAGCAGCTAAAGAAACTAATACACTATTTGGAGATAGCCCCATGAATATGAACCGGATCATCCAATGGGCTGAATATGAAATTGAAACATTTGCGCGTTTGGTTAAAGAAAATTCTCCTTTGCCTGAGAGTGTTTCTGCCCTTCGCGCTGCTTGCATATGCATCCAAACTAGTCTCTCTCATTGCTCTTTTTTAGAATCTTATGGGCTGAAATTCTCAAAGTTACTTATGGTGCTATTGCGGCCTTATATCGAAGAAGTTCTTGAACTGAATTTTAGAAGGGTGAGAAGAAAGATTGTGGATGCAGCAAGGAATGATGATATTCTGCTTCTCACCCCTCAAGAAGGATCACCGCTTTCTGGTGCAGTTGCCCCAAACATTATCCTTACAAGCAGTGGGAAGAAGTTCATGTCTGTTGTCAAT GATATTTTGGATCAAGTCACCCCAATGACTATAGTTCACTTTGGTGGAGCAATTCTGAATAAATTTCTCCAGCTTTTTGATAGATATGTAGAAACACTGATCAAAGTTTTGCCTGGACCTTCTGAGGATGATACTCTACTGGAGTCAAAAGAGCCTGTTGAATTTAAAGCTGAAAGTGATGCGCAACAACTTACACTAATTGGAGCGGCATACACTATAGCAGATGAGTTATTGCCAGCTGCTTTATCCAAGTTCtttgatatgcaaaatgaaaaGAAAGGAGCTGGTGGATCAAGTGAAGGCCTTGGCTCTGGTTCCATATACTCCATTGAATACAAAGAGTGGAAACGTCATTTGCAACATTCATTAGACAAACTGAGAGATCACTTCTGCCGACAGTATGTCTTATCATTTATTTACTTGGAAGGGAAGTCACGATTGGATGCTAGAATGTACATGGAGCGGAAGACCGATGATCTTTTGTTTGATGCTGATCCCTTGCCTTCACTGCCTTTCCAG GCGCTGTTTGGAAGATTGCAGCAGCTAGCTAGTGTTGCCGGGGATGTTCTCCTGGGAAAAGATAAGATACAAAAGGTCTTGCTCTCAAGGCTAACTGAAACTGTTGTCATGTGGCTCTCCAATGAGCAAGAATTCTGGGATGTTTTTGAGGACCGGTCTGTCCAACTCCAGCCTTCAGGGCTGCAGCAG CTTATTCTTGATATGCACTTCATTGTTGAGATTGCTGTCTGCGGGCGTTTTCCACACAGACCAGTTCAGCAGCTTGTGTCAACAATCATAACCAGAGCGATTGCTGCTTTCTCGGCAAGGAATGTTGACCCACAAAG TGCACTTCCTGAGGACGAGTGGTTTCTCGAAACTGCCAAGGGTGCAATTCACAAGCTCATGCTGGGGACCTCTGGATCCGAGTCCGAGCCTGAGCCTGAACCTGAAGAACATGTTGCTCTGCATGATGAGATATCCGATTCTGATGAGAGCATCGCAACTCCATCAACGTCAGGGTCTGAAGATTCGTTCGCTTCTGCGAACAATGATGACCTTGAGAGTCCTGCTTACTTCACTGATCCTGAAGCTTAG
- the LOC112879432 gene encoding cysteine-rich and transmembrane domain-containing protein WIH1-like, with the protein MSYYGQQQAPVTAYPPPGGYAATAPPLPAGQPYVQPPPMQAGYVQPAPPAGYPGNFSGAMMNPPPPQVVAPQTQSRGDKTFWEGCCAALCCCCILDMCC; encoded by the exons ATGAGCTACTACGGTCAGCAGCAGGCGCCCGTGACAG CGTACCCGCCGCCGGGAGGCTACGCAGCGACGGCGCCCCCGCTGCCGGCGGGGCAGCCGTACGTGCAGCCGCCGCCGATGCAGGCGGGCTACGTGCAGCCGGCACCGCCGGCGGGTTACCCCGGCAACTTCAGCGGCGCCATGAtgaacccgccgccgccgcaggtgGTGGCGCCCCAGACGCAGAGCCGCGGCGACAAGACCTTCTGGGAAGGATG CTGCGCGGCGctttgctgctgctgcatcCTGGACATGTGCTGCTAA